Proteins co-encoded in one Perca flavescens isolate YP-PL-M2 chromosome 11, PFLA_1.0, whole genome shotgun sequence genomic window:
- the LOC114564294 gene encoding uncharacterized protein LOC114564294 codes for MEENTMASNNNKKEILVLSALGLLLVEEEICHRQKLRRNGTKSWISQRQAQGAFPCQITEKINISEKETKKKKSLQSQLTRYRKLSPSGSSGTDKTPRQQRILRMLEFLKPHTKSNLTHTEPPAPTDTSSGATVDSLDDNQDETAFEPLIAESTFLDPGFESTSSSSSAGSPQRPPAKRSRKSHDDSMAGTKMRTIEAALHRMSAEGRPDFITVACQSIEHKFRMVPPHLLPRLENRVQNLIFNFFEEHNLDTRTHDS; via the exons atggaagaaaatacgatggctagtaataataataagaaggaGATACTGGTGTTGTCAGCTCTCGGGCTTCTTCTTGTGGAAGAAGAAATATGTCACAGGCAAAAATTAAGGAGAAACGGCACTAAATCATGGATCTCACAGCGACAGGCTCAAGGAGCTTTCCCGTGTCAAATCAcggagaaaataaatatatcag AGAAAGAGACCAAGAAGAAGAAGTCCCTGCAATCACAGCTTACCCGCTATCGCAAGCTGTCTCCTTCAGGAAGTTCTGGGACAGACAAGACTCCCAGACAGCAGCGGATACTGCGGATGTTAGAGTTTCTGAAGCCACATACGAAGTCTAACCTCACTCACACG gaACCACCGGCCCCTACTGACACCAGTTCAGGCGCCACTGTTGATTCCTTGGACGACAACCAGGATGAGACGGCTTTTGAACCGCTGATTGCAGAATCTACTTTTTTGGACCCAGGCTTTGAGTCAACCAGCAGCAGCTCGTCAGCTGGAAGCCCGCAAAGGCCTCCTGCAAAGCGCAGCAGGAAATCTCACGATGATTCTATGGCAGGTACTAAGATGCGCACAATAGAGGCAGCGCTTCACAGAATGTCTGCAGAGGGCAGACCGGACTTCATTACAGTGGCCTGCCAAAGCATAGAACATAAGTTCAGGATGGTGCCACCACATCTCCTGCCTCGATTGGAGAACAGAGTTCAAAAcctcatttttaattttttcgaGGAGCACAACctggacacacgcacacatgacTCTTAA